The following is a genomic window from Methanolinea sp..
CGCGTGCGTCGAGGCCGCGCGCGACCACGGGGGGAAGTGCCTCGTCGTCGCCGAGATGAGCCACCCCGGCGCACTCGCGTTCTTCTCTGGAGACGTCCCGGAGAGGATTTCGCGCCTCGCAGTCTCCCTCGGCGCGGACGGGATCATCGCGCCCGCGACGCGGCCGGGGAGGGTGAGGGTCCTGCGGGAGATCGTCGGCAGCCTCCTCGTCTGGGCACCGGGCGCGGGGGCCCAGGGAGGGGACCCCTCGGCCGTCGCCCCGCTCGTCGACGGGCTCATCGTGGGAAGGCAGATCTACCAGTCCCCCGACCCGGCCGCCGAGGCGGCGAGGCTCCGGACCATCCTCCGCTGACCAGCGGTCCGCCCCGCGTGATTCCCCCCCCACGGGGGACGCGCCCGGGATCCCGCGGCAAACCCCGACCCCCGCAAACGTTTATGTGCGGCGGGACAACCGTCATGTATGCAATGGAGCGAGGAACAACTGAGAATTGCCCGGGCATACAGGTCCTTCCAGGAGATCCCCCCCGCCGAGCGGAGGTACAAGTGCCACACCTGCCACCTCGTCGTCGACGAAAACCCCTGCCCGGTCTGCGGGGATTCCCACCTCGAGATCATGTGCCCCCTCGACCACTGCCACTGCTCCCACGAGATCGTCTCGGGCATCGAGTACTGCCCGCTCTGCGATGCCCCCGTCTGCCCGGAGTGCGGGAGCCACGACGTCGTCCAAATCAGTAGGGTGACGGGGTACCTGCAGGAGGTTTCCGGCTGGAATGCGGGCAAGCAGCAGGAGCTGCGGGACCGCGTCCGGTACACCGTCGCGTGAAGGACACCGTTTTGCCCCGGTCCCGCGATCCCGTTCTCGCGCCCTGACTGCACGCCCGCCGGCCCATTGGTGAGGGGGGATTTCCGGTGTCCAGATCCCCCTTGGGGTATTCCTTCCCTCGGAGCGGGGGAAATTCGATTCCGGAAGATCCCCAAAGGTATTTCTGAAGCAGGCCGAATACGTATAGCCTGATCAGGATGCCAAGCTCCCCCCTCCATCCGATCCGCCGGACGGCTGCCGCGGCCGCGGTCGCGCTTTCATTGCCAAATGAAGATCCTCGCGCCGGTTCAGGGCGCTCCCCGCCATGAGGTACTACATCCGTTCCGGCACCCTCTTCCTCCGCGGGCACTTCCGCGCCGCGGGGACGGGCATTCCCGGCGGACTCTCGAATGTTTCGACCATCGTCGTGCACGGGCCGCCACGGGAGGGGGAGTGTGGTGACCTTCCCCGCGTCCTCGAGGGGGTCGTGAGGAGGGAGGGGCTCCCCCCCGCGTTCTTCGGGGTCTTCTCAGGGGAGCCTGTCTCCCGCTCCTGCATCCTCCACTACGACTCTCTCGCGGCCTTCGTGTTCCCCGGGCCGGGGACCGCGCCGGGCGGGGGTCTCACCCTCGTGATCTACTCGTCGGAGGGGCTGAGCGACGCTGCGCTCCTCTCCGCGCTGGTGACCGCGGCAGCGGCGCACGCGGCCGAGCGGTACCAGGCGGGGTGCCCCGGGGATCTCCCGCGCGACACCATCGTCGTCGCCTGCGAGGGTGACGTCGTCCATGCCGATGCCTCCCCCGCCTCCGTGCTCGGCTCGCGGATCGCAGAGGCGGTCCGCTTCGGGGCGAGGACCCTGCGGGAGGGGGGAGTGCGCGGGGGAAAGGAGAGACCGCGCTTCTTCATCTACAGCAGGTACCAGGGGGACCACTGGGCGGAGTGGGTGCCCGAGGAGTGCCCGTACTACCCCTGCCATTTCCCCGGGCAGAGGTGCGACTTCTGCTACTGCCCGTTCTATCCCTGCGGGGACGAGACCCTCGGGCAGTGGGTGACGAGCGGGACGAAGAACGGCCCCGTCTGGAGCTGCAGTGACTGTACCCTCCTCCACGAGCCCGCGATCGCCGACTACCTGATCGCGCACCCCGAGGCTTCGCTCCGGGAGCTGAAGGCAAAGAAAACGAGGGAAAGGATCTGACCTACTCTTTCCCGACACCGAGCGCCGAGAGGAGCTCGTCGAGGGGGATCCCGTGGGCCATCGCGGCCTCCCTGATCGTCTCTCCCCTCGCGATCGCGCACCCGACGCACCCCATCCCGAACTTGAACAGGATCTCTGCGGATTCCGGTTTCGCCTTCAAAAGGTCGTAGATCGTGCTGTCTGCGGTGATTCCCATGCAGTGTATATTGTGGGGCACTGGCTATTAAATATGCAACACCTGCACGTCCAGTTTCACCACCCGCCCGCATGGTTTAAATTGCCTCCGCCGCCCACCGATCACCCGGAGATGTACGAATGAATTTTTCGCAGGCCGTCGAGAGAATCTCCCAGAAAGTGGTATCCCGCGGGCACGCCGTGGAGAGAGCCGCGATAGAGTCGAGGCTCCGCCGCCTCGTGGAGGAATTCAGTGTCCCGCTCGACGAGGCGGAGAGGACTGTCACGAACGAGCTCGCACGTGAATTCTCGATCCCGGGCCTCCTGCCCGGCGGGCCGGGCGAGCCGCGGACACTCGATGCCCTCGCGCCGGGCGAGTGGGTCACCGTCGAGTGCAAGGTCGTGGCCCTCACGGCCCCGCCATCCCCCTCGGTCGCGCAGGCGGGGATCGTCGCGGACCAGACAGCGGCCGTCCGATTCGTCGCCTGGTCGCGGGCAAACGCTCCCCCCTTGAGGGAAGGGGCGTGGTACAGGATCGAGTCCGCGGTCGTGGACCAGTACAGGGGAGCCCCCAACCTCACGATCACCACCGGGACGACCGTCACCGAGATCCCGGAAAAAGGGATCATCAAGCCTGTCCTGACCCCCATCGCGTCCATCCGCCCCGGCGTCGTTTCTGTCCGCGGGAAGATGATCCAGGAGTGGGAGACGACGCACGAGCGGATCCTCCAGTCCGGCATCCTCGCGGACGAGACAGGCTCTGTCCGGTTCGTCACGTGGAAGGAGGAGGGGCGGGAGAGGCTCTCGCCCGGCGTCGTCTACACGATATTCTACGCGGTCGCCGACGAGTTCGGTGGCAGGCTCTCCCTCACCCTGAACACCGCGACCGTTGTACCCGAGGAGGGTGACATCGAGGTGAGCGTGGGGGACACCTCCTTCGAGGGCGCGCTCGTCCACATCGCGCAGGGCTCGGGGCTCATCAGGAGGTGCCCCGTGGAAGGGTGCAGCCGGGTCCTCTCCCCCACGAACTACTGCCCTGTCCACGAGATCCAGCAGAACTTCCAGTACGACCTCAGGATTAAGGGGTGGCTCGACAACGGCGAGGAGACGAAGGAGATCCTCATCCCGCGGGCCGCGACCGAGGCCCTCGTGGGGATGACGCTTGACCAGGCGCGGGAGATCGCCGAGAACACCCCGCTCGGGATGACCGAGATCTTCCTGCGGTTCCGCGACGCCCTCCTCGGCCGCTACTTCTCCTGCAGGGGGCGCGATATCGACGGGCGCCTCCTCGTCTCCTCCTGCACGCCGGTCCGGTACCGGCCGGAACGGCTGGCCGACCTCCTCAACAGGGCGGGGGGTTCCTGATGGCCCACGGGGCCGCCCCGCAATTTCCCCCGCGCAGGGAGGGGGGATTCGAGAGGGAGCCTGCCCGCAGGGTCTTTGCCGCGGAGTTGCGGGAGAGCAGGGTCCACTTCAAGGACGGGCAGGACGAGAAGAGCCCGGGATTCGTCCTCCTCCCGACAGGCGCGCGGTGCAACCGCGTCTTCATCGTCGGGACACTCACCGAGAAGAAGAAGCAGGGGGACCAGAACCTCTTCTACAGGGCGAGGGTCGTCGATCCCACGGGGACGTTCTTCGTGATGGCCGGGAGCTTCCAGCCGGAAGCCATGCAGCAGATGGCGCGCGTCGAGGTCCCCTCCTTCGTCGCCGTCGTCGGGAAACCCACGGTGTACCAGCCCCCCGACGGCGCTGCCCTCGTCTCGGTGAGGTGCGAGTCGATCACGCCGGTCGACAAGGAGACCCGGGACCAGTGGGTGCTCGACTGCGCCGCGGCGACGCTCGACCGGATCGAGAGGGGAGCCTCGACCGCGGACGGGGAGAGGGCGCGGAAGGAGTACGGGATGGACCCTGCCATCTTCAGGAGGATGGTGTACGATGCCCTCGCCCAGCTCCGGCTCTGATCCCCGCGGCAATGTTTATTATCCCCCTTCCACGGATACGATTCACTTGGTGATCGTGGGATGAAAGACGAGGAACTCCAGGAGCTGATCAAGAACATCGACTTGAAGACCCTGAAGGAAGCCGCCAAGAACGCGGGGATCAAGCCAGGCCGCTGCCCGACGAAGATCTCGATCGCGAAGATGCTCCCCGAGGAGACCCTCCGGAAGCTCGCGGGCAAGTGAGGCTCACGCGCGGGATCCCGGCCCGAGGGGGCTTGTGGGTGACCGGGATGGGTACCGGCCCCCTATGTCTCCCGAAAGACCCCTTTCTCCCGTTCTCTCCCCGCCCGCTTCCTCCCGCGCGGAGCCGGGGAAAAGAAGATTTAAGAGTGTCCCGTGCGCCCCTTCGCGCGGGTGTACGCGTCCCACGCCTCGAGGACTTCCCTCCCCTCCACGAACACGAGCCCGTTTCTCCTCGCGTACTCCCTCGCGGGCTCCTTGCCGAGCGCGAGCCCCGTCGCGTCGTCGAGCATCTCGCAGATGGTGACCGCGGGCGGGATCCCTGCCATCACGGCGAGCGCGATCGAGAGTTCCGTCTGCCCGCGCCGCCGCGAGAGGAGCCCGTCTGCCGCCCGCAGGATCGCGACGTGCCCGGGGGACCGAAAGTCAGCGAAGAAATCGGCGCCCCCGCCGTTGAGGGACTTCTTCACGTGGTACGCGATCGCGTTGATCGTGAGCGCGCGGTCCCTGTCGGTGATCCCCGTGTACGTGTCCCTGTGGTTGACCCAGAGCGAGAAGGAGGACCGGTTCTCCCGGTCGTACGGCACCTCGCCGTTGAGGCGCGCGAGGTGCGGGTCGCGCGAGAGGAGGTCTGACGCGAAGGGGAGGCCCATCGCGCGGGCCGCGTCCGGGTGGACCGCGGTGCAAATGAGGCCGCCGCCGTCCCTCCGCATCCGGGCGACGTGCGCGGGCCCGACCGCGTCGGCCCGAATCGCGAAGTCCGTCTCCCCTTCCCTCTCGTCGAAATCATAGAGCAGGATGAACTGCCCCTCCCGGAGCGCCCTCAGCGCGTCTCGGATCACTTCTCCACCTCCACTTCGATCTCGTCCCCGTCCTCTATGCCGAGTGCCTCGCGGAGACCTACCGCCGCCACGATCTCGAGGATGTCGGCCGGGTAGTGGGTCCTCCCCGGGACGACGATCGCGCAGTCCGTTCCCCTCACCCTGCAGGGGAGGCAGCGTGCAGGCCCAAAGGTCCTCTCGTCCGCGACGAACCCCTCGATGAGGATCCACTCGAGGGCGTCGAGCTTCTTGCGCACCGGGAGGGACCGCGGGTCGAGCCTCACGTTCAGGGTGCCCGGGTAGGGGACGAACCCGAGATGGCGGCGGAACTGCACCCTGTACGGCTCGAGGCTCATGTAGTACCTCCCCTCGCCGAGGCCCGTGATCACCCTGCCCCTGAGCGTGTACCCCCCGTGGTCCCCGCCGAATATCCTGCAGTACTCCTCGTACTCCCTCCTGAGGACTTCCTCTCCCGCCGGCGTGACCACGACGTCCTGTCCCTCGGGGGTGAGCGTCCTCTCGACGAGCTTCTGCCTCTCGAGCGACTGGAGCCGGCGCGACGCCGTCTGGGGACTGATCCCGAGGGCTGCACCGAGGGACTGGGACGAGACGCGCACCGGTCCCCTGCAGCCGCCCATGCGCGCGATGGCCTTGAGGCACTGGAGGTCCTCGGGGAGGATCATCATATCAGGATTGAGATGCATACTATTTATGGATATCCGGCCGCCGCGGCACGCAGCAGATTTCGTGAAATGTCGAATGTCTATTCGTTAATTATAATACCCTCCGGTTCGCATAATGAGCCATGAAATCTGACCTGCGGAATCGCCTCGCCGAGAAGATGGCGGGCGAGATCACGCTCTCGGACTCGCCGGGGAAGGCCCTGAAGAAGTGGCGGATGAGCTTCAACATCCCCCAGGCGGTCCTCTCCGAGCACCTCGACGTCTCCCCCTCCGTGATAAGCGACTACGAGAGCGGGAGGCGCAAGAGCCCGGGGACAGCGGTCGTCGGGAAGATCGTGGACACGATCCTCGCGATCGACGAGGCGAACGGCGGGAAGTACATCCGGAAGTTCGCAAAGATCCTCTACTCCGACGTGGATGACGACGTCATCTACGACATCCACGACTACCCTTCCCCCGTTCCCCTCACGCGATTCGCAGAGCTGATAGGGTGCCAGCCTGTCTGCGGGTCGCTCTCCCAGTCGATCTACGGGTACACGGTGATCAACAGCATCAACGCGATCACGCAGCTCTCCTCGAACGAGTTCAACAGGATCTATGGGTGGAGCACGGAGAGGGCACTCATCTTCACCGATGTGACGTCGGGCAAGTCGCCCATGGTCGCGATCCGTGTGACGCCATTCAAGCCCCGGGCGGTCGTCCTCCAGGGGATAGAACCCGCACTCGTCCACCCGCTCGTCCCGAAGATGGCGGAGAAAGACAGGATCACGGTCCTCTGCACGACGATGGACGCCGAGCAGATCGTGCAGAGGCTGCGGGAGGAACAATGGTAGGGATCGTCACGTACGGGGTGTACATCCCGCGTTTCCGGATAAAGGTCGAGGAGATCGCCCGCGTGTGGGGGGCGAATGCTGAGGAGATCAAGGGGGGCCTCGGGGTCCACGCGAAGTCTGTCCCCGACCTCGACGAGGACACCGCCACCATCGCGGTCGAGGCCGCGCGCAACGCCCTCCGGAGGAGGGACATCGACCCGGCTGACATAGGCGCGGTGTACGTGGGCAGCGAGTCGCACCCCTACGCCGTCAAGCCCACGGCCTGCACCGTCGGGGAGGCGATCGGCGCGACGCCCGTCATGACCGCGGCGGACTACGAGTTTGCCTGCAAGGCGGGGACCGCCGCGATCCAGACGTGCATGGGCCTCGTCGCGAGCGGGATGATAAAATACGGGTTCGCGATCGGCGCGGACGTCGCGCAGGGCGCACCGAGCGACGCCCTCGAGTACACCGCCGCGGCGGGGGGTGCCGCGTTCCTGATTGGGGCCGGCGACCCGGTCGCAGTCATCCACGAGACGTGCTCCTTCACCACCGACACGCCCGATTTCTGGCGGAGGGAGGGGCAGGACTACCCGCGGCACGGCGGGAGGTTCACGGGGGAACCCGGGTACTTCCGGCACATCGAGGGTGCGAGCAGGCTCCTCATGGAGAAGACGGGCAAGGGACCGGGGGACTACACGTACGCGGTCTTCCACCAGCCGAACGCGAAGTTCCCCCAGAG
Proteins encoded in this region:
- a CDS encoding hydroxymethylglutaryl-CoA synthase — encoded protein: MVGIVTYGVYIPRFRIKVEEIARVWGANAEEIKGGLGVHAKSVPDLDEDTATIAVEAARNALRRRDIDPADIGAVYVGSESHPYAVKPTACTVGEAIGATPVMTAADYEFACKAGTAAIQTCMGLVASGMIKYGFAIGADVAQGAPSDALEYTAAAGGAAFLIGAGDPVAVIHETCSFTTDTPDFWRREGQDYPRHGGRFTGEPGYFRHIEGASRLLMEKTGKGPGDYTYAVFHQPNAKFPQRIAKTLGFSQDQIRPGLVVPELGNTYSGSSMIGLAATLDEARPGDTIFVASFGSGAGSDAFDIEVTDAIESDAFRRGAAPSVRALLANPVYLDYALYARHKGKIVMQK
- the nrdD gene encoding anaerobic ribonucleoside-triphosphate reductase, which codes for MQWSEEQLRIARAYRSFQEIPPAERRYKCHTCHLVVDENPCPVCGDSHLEIMCPLDHCHCSHEIVSGIEYCPLCDAPVCPECGSHDVVQISRVTGYLQEVSGWNAGKQQELRDRVRYTVA
- a CDS encoding nucleotide-binding protein; protein product: MNFSQAVERISQKVVSRGHAVERAAIESRLRRLVEEFSVPLDEAERTVTNELAREFSIPGLLPGGPGEPRTLDALAPGEWVTVECKVVALTAPPSPSVAQAGIVADQTAAVRFVAWSRANAPPLREGAWYRIESAVVDQYRGAPNLTITTGTTVTEIPEKGIIKPVLTPIASIRPGVVSVRGKMIQEWETTHERILQSGILADETGSVRFVTWKEEGRERLSPGVVYTIFYAVADEFGGRLSLTLNTATVVPEEGDIEVSVGDTSFEGALVHIAQGSGLIRRCPVEGCSRVLSPTNYCPVHEIQQNFQYDLRIKGWLDNGEETKEILIPRAATEALVGMTLDQAREIAENTPLGMTEIFLRFRDALLGRYFSCRGRDIDGRLLVSSCTPVRYRPERLADLLNRAGGS
- the pyrF gene encoding orotidine-5'-phosphate decarboxylase, yielding MTDLVLALDVTDPAAAVAVAEACAPHIDAVKVGYPLVLRSGLSIARELAPLGLPLVADFKVADIPHTNRLIAEATFSAGFHGIICHGFCGEDSVLACVEAARDHGGKCLVVAEMSHPGALAFFSGDVPERISRLAVSLGADGIIAPATRPGRVRVLREIVGSLLVWAPGAGAQGGDPSAVAPLVDGLIVGRQIYQSPDPAAEAARLRTILR
- a CDS encoding DUF1858 domain-containing protein, coding for MGITADSTIYDLLKAKPESAEILFKFGMGCVGCAIARGETIREAAMAHGIPLDELLSALGVGKE
- a CDS encoding DUF120 domain-containing protein, with the translated sequence MILPEDLQCLKAIARMGGCRGPVRVSSQSLGAALGISPQTASRRLQSLERQKLVERTLTPEGQDVVVTPAGEEVLRREYEEYCRIFGGDHGGYTLRGRVITGLGEGRYYMSLEPYRVQFRRHLGFVPYPGTLNVRLDPRSLPVRKKLDALEWILIEGFVADERTFGPARCLPCRVRGTDCAIVVPGRTHYPADILEIVAAVGLREALGIEDGDEIEVEVEK
- a CDS encoding cysteine-rich small domain-containing protein; the protein is MRYYIRSGTLFLRGHFRAAGTGIPGGLSNVSTIVVHGPPREGECGDLPRVLEGVVRREGLPPAFFGVFSGEPVSRSCILHYDSLAAFVFPGPGTAPGGGLTLVIYSSEGLSDAALLSALVTAAAAHAAERYQAGCPGDLPRDTIVVACEGDVVHADASPASVLGSRIAEAVRFGARTLREGGVRGGKERPRFFIYSRYQGDHWAEWVPEECPYYPCHFPGQRCDFCYCPFYPCGDETLGQWVTSGTKNGPVWSCSDCTLLHEPAIADYLIAHPEASLRELKAKKTRERI
- a CDS encoding nucleic acid-binding protein; the encoded protein is MAHGAAPQFPPRREGGFEREPARRVFAAELRESRVHFKDGQDEKSPGFVLLPTGARCNRVFIVGTLTEKKKQGDQNLFYRARVVDPTGTFFVMAGSFQPEAMQQMARVEVPSFVAVVGKPTVYQPPDGAALVSVRCESITPVDKETRDQWVLDCAAATLDRIERGASTADGERARKEYGMDPAIFRRMVYDALAQLRL
- the ribB gene encoding 3,4-dihydroxy-2-butanone-4-phosphate synthase; translated protein: MIRDALRALREGQFILLYDFDEREGETDFAIRADAVGPAHVARMRRDGGGLICTAVHPDAARAMGLPFASDLLSRDPHLARLNGEVPYDRENRSSFSLWVNHRDTYTGITDRDRALTINAIAYHVKKSLNGGGADFFADFRSPGHVAILRAADGLLSRRRGQTELSIALAVMAGIPPAVTICEMLDDATGLALGKEPAREYARRNGLVFVEGREVLEAWDAYTRAKGRTGHS
- a CDS encoding helix-turn-helix domain-containing protein, with protein sequence MKSDLRNRLAEKMAGEITLSDSPGKALKKWRMSFNIPQAVLSEHLDVSPSVISDYESGRRKSPGTAVVGKIVDTILAIDEANGGKYIRKFAKILYSDVDDDVIYDIHDYPSPVPLTRFAELIGCQPVCGSLSQSIYGYTVINSINAITQLSSNEFNRIYGWSTERALIFTDVTSGKSPMVAIRVTPFKPRAVVLQGIEPALVHPLVPKMAEKDRITVLCTTMDAEQIVQRLREEQW